In the Malaclemys terrapin pileata isolate rMalTer1 chromosome 3, rMalTer1.hap1, whole genome shotgun sequence genome, GCAGCGAGCGGGACCGGCAGTACTGCGAGCTGTGCGGGAAGATGGAGAACCTGCTGCGGTGCGGCCGCTGCCGCAGCTCTTTCTACTGCAGCAAGGAGCACCAGCGCCAGGACTGGAAGAAGCACAAGCTCATCTGCCGCAGCGGTGGCGGCGCGGCggcggcagggggcgctgccgagcaccacgccggggccgccgcgggagcAGGAGGCGGCGGCGGGGAGGCTGGAGCCGTAGCTAAGAAGGTGCCGCCCGGCGCGGGCCTCGGCGCTGAGGAGGAGGCTGCGGCTGCGGCGCCTCTGACAAACAACCACGTTCCCACGGCCGCTGCTGCGCTGTCTGAGGCGGCGGCCCCCGCCGAAGAGGAGGCTGCGGCAGCAGCGGCTCCGGGCGGGGAGGCGGGGCTCGTGTACCGGGACAAATCCAACCTGTACCcgggcgggggccaggccggggccggcgggggcGCGCTGCGGCCGAACGGGCAGACCAAGTCGTTGGTGCCGCAGCGGCTGGCGCTGGAGTACATCGTGCCCTGCATGAACAAGCACGGCATCTGCGTGGTGGACGAGTTCCTGGGCAAGGAGGTGGGTGGGCGCATCGCCCGGGAGGTGCGGGCCCTGCACCACACCGGCCGCTTCACCGACGGGCAGCTGGTCAGCCAGAAGAGCGACTCCTCCAAGGACATCCGCGGGGACAAGATCACCTGGGTGGAGGGCAAGGAGCCGGGCTGCCAGACCATCGGGCTCCTCATGAACAGCATGGACGATCTCATCCGCCATTGCAATGGCAAGCTGGGCAACTACAAAATCAACGGCAGGACGAAAGTGAgtgaccctcccttccccccattcaTCTCGCGCACACACCTGCGGCTCGGCCTCCACCCCAAGTTCCCCAATACCTGGGGCTTCTCTCCTTGCCCATTTCCTCCTCCTGCGcatggttttgttcaacatcctgattagtgatctggatgatgggatgaatggCAACCTCCATAAGTTCACAGTTggcactaagctggggggagagatcgatacactagagggtagggatagagtccagagtgacctagacaaattggaggattgggctaaaagaaatctgatgaggttcaagaaggataagtgcagagtttTGTACTTAGGAAGGacgaatcccatgcactgctacaggctggggaccaactggctaagcggcagttctgcagtaaaggacctggggtttacagtggacgagaaactggatgagagtcagcagtgtgcccttgttgccaagaaggccaatggcatattgggctgtgttagtaggagcattgccagcagatcaagggaagtgattattcccctctatttggcactggtgaggccacatctggagtactgcatccagttttggtcccccccactacagaagggatgtggacaaattgaagagagtcttattagagggctggagcatgtgatttatgaggagaggctgagggaactgggcttatttagtctgcagaagagacgagtgatgggggatttgatagcagccttcaactatctgaaggggggttccaaagaggatggagctaggctgttctcagtggtggcagatgacagaacaaggagcaatggtctcaagttgcagtgggggaggtctaggttggatattaggaaacactatttcactaggagggtggtgaaacactagaatggattacctagggaggtggtggaatctccatcagtagaggtttttaaggtccagcttgacaaaaccctggctgggatgatttagttggggttggccctgctttgagcaggggattggactagatgacctcctgaggtctcttccaaccctaatagtctatgatccTATCCACCTTTCTAGCAGCTCCTCTAAGGCCAAGCAGGGTTAATGAGTTAGATCATCACCTCTCGCTGCCCTTCTGTCTCACTCCGAAGGGGCAACTCAAGtgagaactgaaaaataaaatagtttagTTTGTTTCCTCTGGTAAAAAAACGCCACTGACAGTTGAGCTCCACTGATGCTAATATTGAGCATCTTAGTCAATGTTGTCACTGTGCAGCACCAAAGAAACTCTGCTGGAAATAGCAACAGGAGGATTACATGAACAGCGTTTTAACTGCTGTGTTGTCTAACCCTGTTTAGAACTCTCTAAAATTCTCATTGCAAGTGTAATCATAGGCTTGGCAGGGGCCAAGGATTGGATAGTCCTGGGAACTGAACAGCTTCTCATTCCTAGAGGGTTGTCCCTAAATGTCAGGGTGGGGTAATGTGTATTGctggtgagtgaggtaatatcttttattggactagcttctgttggttagagagacaagcatttgagccacacagagctctgggaAATAtcagacccgaagaagagttTTGTGTGGCtcgaaataaaaaaaaaaaaaaaaaaaaaaagatatctcacccatcttgtctctaatatcctgggacccacatggctaaaactacactgcatacaacagtgATTGCTGCTGTCAGTGCTGTGCTGGTTCTGTGTCTGACTTCCATTTCTAGGACAGTCAGTGGGCATGCTTTCATGAATGCTACATCCCATATGCAAAACTGTAATACTGTATTAAATGTTTCAACTCATACAGCACAATCCTTGTTTGTGAAAGTACAAGAAACACCGCTTAGGAAACACAGCTTCAAATAGAGGTCTCTCTCCTCATGAAAAAGATGAGGCAGGTCTGTAATGTCGAGGTTGCTAGAGGACTTGTTAGTTCCAATTTTCCTCTTTTCTATCCTCTTATGTGCAcagcagttttttgttttgaaagtgacAGAAAACTCATATTGTACAGGGAAATAGACAGGTCTGAAGATATACAGTATCTGCTGTGgaaactctcacactctacacaAGGGTGAAAATGATCCTCCTTTAAATTCTATTTGAACTGTGGTCCCTGAAAATTTGGAATGTGATGGTCTGTCTGTAGTGTTCCCCTTTTGATCTTAAGTAATTTGACCACTTCGGAGATCTCATGCTACAACAGTGTTTGATCAGTTTCTCATGATTACTTCAGTTTATAAATTCTGAAATAATAATTCTTGTTATGAATACTTCTAGAATTTCTTAGTGGGTGTTTGCTTATGAACATGCTCTTGGCAATGGAGGCTTTAGCGTGTATGTAGTCTATTAAATTACCATGAGTTGCATTGGTGTAGTAATACAGAAAGTGCTGTAAATAGGTGTTTGCATAAAACTGCTAGATATGGGACTATGGCTTACAGAGTGACTATAATATGTCAGATTGCAATATTTGGCACACTTATGAATACAACAAAATGGAAATTATTGGGTAAGtatccaggtgtgtgtgtgtgtgtgtgtgtgtttttaaagtttGTAACTTGTTGACCTGTAGTGGAGTCATCAGGCAGTGCTGTTTTTATAACCTACTCTAAATTGTAAGTGGTGAGGAGAGGAAAGGTGTGATTTGTTTGTGAGATGTTTTCTttgccagttttgccaaaaatgaGTACATTCATATTTTCCTTAGTGGGTTTTTTTGAGACACTAGCCCTCTTACTTTGGAATTCAAAGTTTCATGTCATAGTCATCCTGACTTGCAACTGTTTTCTTTgggttcttaaagaaaaaaatcacagcctttACAGGAGACTGTATAGGACAGCTCTAAGTTTAATAAAGGACTAGTAATAAGAAAAAATATCAAACATTTTAAACTTTTGCAAAAAAGTTGAAACATCATTTTCAGACATCTCTGACAACTTGCTACTTCTGTTGCAACATAAGAATGCTAGTGTGAACTGCTAAGAAGCAATGTGTGTCTGTTGCACTGTGACAGATTCTTGTTGCTGCAGAGCATCAGCTAGTAGGAAgctatgggggagagggagaaactgGAAGGGGGGTAGCCCTGGCCTCCTTTGGGATATTGTAAATTAAATAGATTTCCTTGCTGATGGAGAGTGTGTGTGGAATTTGTTTGTGTACCTTGGTGTACTGACACTTAATTTGAAAGGctattaccctgtttccccgaaaataagacatcctccgaaaataaggcctacttacagttttgcctctcgttgtaatataaggcatccccccgataataagacctccccgataataaggcatccaccgataataaggcatttttcatttctgaaaaataagacatcccctgaaaataagacctagcgcatctttgggagcaaaaattaatataagacactgtcttattttcggggaaacagggtatgttgGAAACTGCTGGCTGACATGCTATGATTGTGTGGGTTTCTTGCGTAACTCCATAGCGTGGCATTTGTTAGCTAATTCATCCTTCCAGTAAGTATTCCACTCAAAAAAACCTCAAAgttaaaatattacaaaacagCCTTCTAAAATCTGTAGTATTGTTAGATTTAAAATTGGAGTAGTACTATTTGAATGGTAATCCTGCATTTTCCATGGCCTCTGCCTTTTTGTAAttcagaccccaatcctgcagtttACGATAAATGGGTGGTATGGTGTAAATAGCAAGACTGGGGTTTAGAAGAAGGACTATTGGAGTTGACATACAGCATCAAACTATTAGTTCATTTAGTCTGGTATCctaccagcttctggcagtggCAGATACCTGATGCGTCAAAGGTGGTTACACCTCCACCTCAGAAACCACCTGGCTAATTGTGAAATGATGTAAATGGGCAGGAGAGAATTCCTTCCTGCAGTTAGTTCTACATGGAGTAAGAATAAGATTGATGGGATGTGGTTAGTCCTACTTGGATGCAGTCTGTACCTTCTGAAATCTCTGGGGTTGTGTTAGGGACAAGATCCCTCCTAGAGAGAGGGGTTTAGAGAGATGTTGCTTTTCTGAGGCTAATGCTTGTGCTGCTGGGGGTAAACTTACTTCCGCAGCAACTTCAGCAGGGACAAAGTGGAAGTCAGTGAATTGACAAGAATCGTTCTCTTGAGTGGGTTAGGAGATAGACAAAAGGAAAGAAGAGGGAAAAGGAAGGTTAAAATTGCCAAAGTATtcagtctagtgcaggggtcagcagcctttcagaagtggtgtgccgagtcttcatttattcactctgatttaaggtttcgcgtgccaataatacattttaatgtttttagaaggtctctttctataagtctataatatataactaaactattgtatgtaaagtaaataaggtttttacaatgtttaagaagcttcatttaaaattaaattaaaatgcagagcccccaggtgtccaggacccgggcagtgtgagtgccactgaaaatcagctcatgtgccgctttcagcatgtgtgccataggttgcctacccctggtctagtgtaTATTTCTGAACCAAGCTTATTCACTTACTCCCACAGCTAACCGGGACTAGGAGTGCTATGAAAACGAATATATCTTTCTTCCTACCTCAGCTTCCACCAACTGTACAGAATTGCACTTGTGCCACTCCTTCAGAGTGCTTTCTCTGTTTGGCAAGAGTAGCATAGTGAAACTAATCGCGATCACCTGATTGAGTAGTACAGTTCTGGGGAGGAAAATAGTAGAGATGGAACACACACAAGGTGGATAGGACAGAGACAAAGAGGTGAAGGTGTGAGGATGATTGAGACACCTGAACAGCAGGGGACTGGCTGTGCGCCAGCAGCAGTATAATAAATACTATTCATGGTAGGGGAGAACCCAAAAAgtaaagggtgggggaggagtagaGTAGTGGAGACTTTCCACCACTGGCTGCTTGATAGGAAGAGGGAAAGAAGGCTCCACATTATTATACAACTGTTATATAAAAACTGTTATGAAAAatgtctctctttcttccttcccccttcttTTTGTCCCAGGGTTGAGGGAATTGCAGTATGTTAAGAGTCTGAGCATCCACATTCCTGGCAGATCAGAGGGATAAGGGGTGGGGAACCACATTGGGTCACTGCCATTTGGCCTTGCTGGTGGGGCACCTTTCATTTTGACCTTTGGTTAACAGGCTTAGTTCTGGGTACTGTGTAGTCTAGTAAATTTTCAAGCCCTGTTCTGAACAGTCCTTACACCAAAAGTGTGCTTTTCTTTGGTAGCAAAAActgcctttcttttttaaaacaaacaatggcACACTAGAAGAAGTGTGATTATATTAGATTCCCGTCTATAACTACTGATCCAGCTTTGTGTAAGCCCCAGCATACATAGGTATCTGGTATAATGCACTTTGCCGTGCTATAGCTTACATATTTTTTACTGTATTAAGTACATTTGGCTTGTTATAGGGACAGTTGCAATCTTGCCTTCCAAACATTGTGTCTGTAATGTTTTGGATTGCTTAGTATGGATGTATGGAGAATGTAAAAGAAGCCTTATAATGTTTGATATTCATGACAACAAAGTACTTTAACAGGATAGTAGGTAAATCAGCATAAAATACTATGGGCTACAGGGATCATTTTAGAGTTGGCCTTTGCTCTGGCAGGACAAGAATGCTCAGCTTTACCAGCAAGGTCTGGTGCAGTATACTCCCATAGCACAAGCACTCTAAGGGTAGCGCTCGATCTATcgggggattgatttatcgcgtgtagtgtagacgcgataaatcaatccccaatcgctctcctgtcgactgctgaactccagcagtgcgagaggcggaagcaaagtcgaagggggagccgcggctgtcgatccaTCGccacgaggacgcgaagtaagtaattttaatttgatctaagatatgtcgacttcagctacgctgttCTCGTAGCTgacgttgcgtatcttagatcgatttccccctctccctctcccccccgtgtagaccaggcctaagtagtcCTACTAAGTGATGTCCCTAAATaggatttttgtaaaaaaaaatttgaaatacaaaattaaaagttGGCCTTCAGAATTCTTTTTAATATTGAAGGTATTTTTTTGTATTGGTAAAAAAGCATGCATGTACTTTTAATGCACACACTTATCTCTCAGCAGATTTCTTTACGTTTTTCTGACTCTAACCTTGATGTTTATACACCTAGTCAAAACAGTCCTTACAACCTGATTCAGTAAAATCTCTTGTCTGGCCTTTTGTACTAGTGTctagaaaatagatttttttgttgttgttgagggTGTGGCGAGGGTGAGTATTGGCACAGAAGTCACCACAGCATTTTTATTGAATATTTGACCTTTTACCAGCACTGGTCCAAGccctgtaaacaaacttgttctgtTAGGAGAAGGAATGAATCATAAATGACTCCAGTCCATAGCCTGCTGTAATAAAAGGGTAGGAATTATGTTGTTTCATAAATGTTTCATTGGTTGAAAACAACTGTAATATTTTACACCTTTTTCAATCTTCTACCTTCTTTTTTCTAGAGATGCAAAAGCAAAAACTCTCTCTGCTTTAGGTGATAACTGGGTGTCTTTACAGAAGTGAGTGGATTGCTGATAAAAGGACAAAATGCCATTTTAATGGCTAATACtattgaaaaacatccaaaaacttAAGTAATTGATTTCAGTACTGAAAGTTTTTCCTCAGTAAGCAGTTGAGACATGATCATTCACAAGATCGTCCGTTCAGATTTAATCAAGGCTTATATAGTGGTTGGAGAGGGGGTCATTACCATTAGAAGGCTATTTAGTAAGGGCTAGTCTACGCTGGCAACGCTAAAGTGCTGCCCTGGCAGCACTTAaatgtgccttgtgtggtcgtggcacagcgctctaaaaaacccacctccacgaggggcgtagctatCAGCGCTGGGAGCGAGgccaccagcactgggagcgaggccaccagcgctggtgcactgtctacgctggtgctttacagcgctgaaacttgttgctttttcacacccctgagcaagaaagttgcagcactgtaaacgggcagtgtagacaagccctaagtgtatGAAAAGGAGTAGTAGCTGGGCCTTGAAATATTTATCCAACATCTACTAGCCTGAGGAATCGTCTCTATTTGGGAGAGTAGACTGATATTttgggagagaggaagaagaaaggaaatatAGAGGTGGTAGAGAACACAACATAGGGAAAGATGCATAAGCAAGTGGAGGGACAGAGAAAGAGACCGACATTGATGAcccaggaagagagagagttATGATCTATTacagggaaaataaaaaaaagtgaagtGCAGTCCAGGAAGGGAAAAGACTATAGAACAAAAGCAAGAGGTGTAGTAAGTTGTATTTTTTAAGGTTTATTGAATAAAGGTGATAATGTGTTACAATTAAATGCAATACTCATCTGTTGTACTCTTTTTACATTGCAGGGAGTGTGGCTTTGTGGACATCACTACAAAAATATTTCTTATGCTAGTTAATAGGCTAGGTTTAATTCAGTCAGTTTAAATAGATTGTTAGCAATGCAAACTAAAATGACTTAAAAGTAAACAAGAGTTTATTTACATTAGGGGCTTGCGCTGGTTTAAGTAGATCAATTTAAAATCAATTTCCTCAAACCACAGTGACATTAAAATCTGCTGTATTTGCATTCCTGATCACATTTAACATCACTGTGTGAAAGTTTCAGGTGTCTCAGATGACCTTCAGGTAGTCAGAACTTCACTGTGTACTCTTTTGCAAAGATAAGGTACAAATGTGACCATTCTTTTCAAAGCATgccctttttaaaatcagaaagaaTGTATTCCTAGAGCAGTGACTAAAAAGTGGgtagcacatttaaaacaaaacaaattgtgCTTGATCTCCACTGCACTTGGGTTCTGCTTAGAAGCaatggggaggggagactgggagGAAGTCAGGTATTTCTGCTGCCCCTAGGGGCTCTATTCAGAGAGcaggaccacattgtgctaggccctatacaaacatggaacaaaaaggTGGTCTCTCAGCTATTTTGTCCTGGCTTAAGTTAAAACTGCAAGGTGAGCAAGTATAATTTACACCGTTGATGTAAGGTCTCTCAGGGTCCTTAGTCCAGTGGAGAATTGGGTGTATTAGAGCCCCACTCTGGCATGCCCCTTACCTGCCCAAGTGTCGCCTTCTTCTCTTTACACTAGAGTAAAGCTCCAACACATGGTGCAGTAGAGTTGGCAGAGAAGGCTtctgagctgggggtggagaTTCCCCTTACACAGGGGGAATTCTCTAGAGACAATCTCCTGGGTGCTTTGCACCGTATAAATTCACTTTTCACCACAAAAATAGTGGAAAGTGAACTTTGTGGACTGGAGATTCTGGACTATTGGTTTTGAACCCTTAAGTATAACAATGTACTGATTTCTAAAATAACCATTATCTTGCTAAATTAAGTATTATGGGGAATTAAATCCAGTGATAGAGCATGCATCGCTGGATTTAATTCCAAGTCTGTAGCCAAGTTGCATTCTGGACAAAATGCTGTTTTGGACTCCTTCTCATATGTTTTCCCTCTAAATTACACCATATGAGATTCTGATAATGTGTCATAGTACTCTCCGCACTGTTTTTCCTGCTATAGGTATTCCTGGCATGTtggggattttctttttttggcagtATAATTTCTGGCTATGATTCTGGTCTTTCCCAACCATTACACAGAGCAGGCTTTGCATAAAAGGTCTTTTCTGTTCCTAGTCTGTAGAACTTGGTTACATTAGTATGATTACATAATAATATTACTGTTGGAAAGTTAGTTTCTAAGAAGTCAAAATTATTTCTAGAAAGTTAGTAAATCCAATCTAATCTTATGAGAGCTCCAGCATCTATGTCCTAACTCTTATAGTACATATGCCCCCAAAGTCTCTCCCTACTTTATTCAGCTTTTATATTGTCTACTCAATCATAATTTAATCTCCTGCTGTCAGATTGCTAGTCGTCCTTTCTGGTAAAATTTTACTTATCCAAAGCTATGGAGAAACCTTTTTCCCTGTGTGGTGGTTCATTGAAAGCATATTTCATATTCCAGTATGTGATGTGGCTGGACTAGCTGGATCTTTACTCTCCTCTGCCTTTTGGTAGGGCAAGGGGTTGAACACAACCACCACAGTTATTTCATCCTATCACAGATGGTTAAATCTTGGTTTACACgtaaaatttaggttgacatagTTCTGGTGCTCAAGGGTGAGAAAAATCCActtccctgagtgatgtagctatgccaacctaaacTCCTGCTGTAggtgtagctaggttgatgggagaatgcttctgtcagcctagctacCATTGCTTGGGAAGGTGGTGGTCTAACAGAGAatgaaaaaccccttccattacTATAGTCTGTGTCTGCTCTACAGGGTTATGCTAGC is a window encoding:
- the EGLN1 gene encoding egl nine homolog 1 isoform X1, whose protein sequence is MANDSGGGSGAGQGGGGGGSERDRQYCELCGKMENLLRCGRCRSSFYCSKEHQRQDWKKHKLICRSGGGAAAAGGAAEHHAGAAAGAGGGGGEAGAVAKKVPPGAGLGAEEEAAAAAPLTNNHVPTAAAALSEAAAPAEEEAAAAAAPGGEAGLVYRDKSNLYPGGGQAGAGGGALRPNGQTKSLVPQRLALEYIVPCMNKHGICVVDEFLGKEVGGRIAREVRALHHTGRFTDGQLVSQKSDSSKDIRGDKITWVEGKEPGCQTIGLLMNSMDDLIRHCNGKLGNYKINGRTKYCHFDWWKQKKLILWQVNMHLFNKGTAMVACYPGNGTGYVRHVDNPNGDGRCVTCIYYLNKDWDAKVSGGILRIFPEGKAQFADIEPKFDRLLFFWSDRRNPHEVQPAFATRYAITVWYFDADERARAKVKYLTGEKGVRVELNKPSDSIGKDVL
- the EGLN1 gene encoding egl nine homolog 1 isoform X2 encodes the protein MANDSGGGSGAGQGGGGGGSERDRQYCELCGKMENLLRCGRCRSSFYCSKEHQRQDWKKHKLICRSGGGAAAAGGAAEHHAGAAAGAGGGGGEAGAVAKKVPPGAGLGAEEEAAAAAPLTNNHVPTAAAALSEAAAPAEEEAAAAAAPGGEAGLVYRDKSNLYPGGGQAGAGGGALRPNGQTKSLVPQRLALEYIVPCMNKHGICVVDEFLGKEVGGRIAREVRALHHTGRFTDGQLVSQKSDSSKDIRGDKITWVEGKEPGCQTIGLLMNSMDDLIRHCNGKLGNYKINGRTKAMVACYPGNGTGYVRHVDNPNGDGRCVTCIYYLNKDWDAKVSGGILRIFPEGKAQFADIEPKFDRLLFFWSDRRNPHEVQPAFATRYAITVWYFDADERARAKVKYLTGEKGVRVELNKPSDSIGKDVL